A window of Parasynechococcus marenigrum WH 8102 contains these coding sequences:
- the accC gene encoding acetyl-CoA carboxylase biotin carboxylase subunit, whose amino-acid sequence MPIGKVLIANRGEIALRILRSCRELGIATVAVYSTVDKDALHVQLADEAVCVGDALSSKSYLNVPNILAAATSRGVDAIHPGYGFLAENDKFAEMCGDHGLTFIGPSPHAIRSMGDKSTAKATMQAVGVPTVPGSEGLLAGPQDAAVLAEQMGYPVMIKATAGGGGRGMRLVQSPDQLNNLFKAAQGEAEAAFGNPGLYMEKFIDRPRHVEVQVLADRHGNVVHLGERDCSIQRRHQKLLEEAPSPALDPDLRRRMGEAAVAAARSINYEGAGTVEFLLDRSGGFYFMEMNTRIQVEHPVTEMVTGIDLIAEQLRIAGGEPISVQQGEINLSGHAIECRINAEDATHNFRPAPGRITGWLPPGGPGVRVDSHVYTGYDIPPFYDSLIGKVIVWGRNRDVALSRMKRALNECAVTGIPTTVEFHLALLDRPEFINGDVHTKFVEQDMLN is encoded by the coding sequence ATGCCCATCGGCAAAGTGCTGATCGCCAACCGCGGCGAAATTGCCCTCCGGATCTTGCGCAGCTGCCGCGAACTCGGCATCGCCACCGTGGCCGTTTACAGCACGGTTGATAAAGACGCGCTCCATGTTCAGCTGGCCGATGAAGCGGTCTGCGTCGGCGACGCCCTGAGCAGCAAGAGCTATCTCAATGTTCCCAACATCCTGGCCGCCGCCACCTCCCGCGGGGTCGACGCGATCCATCCCGGTTACGGCTTCCTGGCTGAAAACGACAAATTCGCCGAGATGTGCGGCGACCACGGCCTGACCTTCATCGGTCCCTCCCCCCACGCGATCCGCTCCATGGGGGACAAATCCACCGCCAAGGCCACCATGCAGGCCGTGGGCGTTCCAACCGTTCCCGGCAGCGAGGGATTGCTGGCGGGACCACAGGATGCCGCCGTGCTGGCGGAGCAGATGGGGTATCCCGTGATGATCAAAGCCACCGCCGGAGGCGGCGGCCGTGGCATGCGTCTGGTGCAGAGCCCGGACCAGCTGAACAATCTGTTCAAGGCCGCCCAGGGAGAGGCGGAGGCCGCCTTCGGTAATCCCGGGCTGTACATGGAGAAATTCATCGATCGCCCCCGGCACGTGGAAGTGCAGGTGCTGGCGGACCGCCACGGCAATGTCGTTCACCTCGGCGAACGGGACTGCTCGATTCAGCGACGCCATCAGAAACTGCTGGAGGAAGCCCCCAGCCCGGCCCTGGATCCTGATCTACGCCGTCGCATGGGTGAAGCGGCCGTGGCCGCAGCCCGCAGCATTAACTACGAGGGCGCTGGCACTGTCGAGTTCCTGCTCGACCGCAGCGGTGGGTTCTATTTCATGGAGATGAACACCCGCATCCAGGTGGAGCATCCGGTGACGGAGATGGTGACCGGGATCGACCTGATCGCCGAGCAACTGCGCATTGCCGGTGGAGAGCCCATCAGCGTTCAGCAGGGGGAGATCAACCTCTCCGGCCATGCGATCGAATGCCGGATCAACGCCGAAGACGCCACCCACAATTTCCGACCAGCACCTGGGCGCATCACCGGCTGGCTTCCACCGGGCGGTCCTGGTGTCCGTGTCGATAGCCATGTGTACACCGGCTACGACATCCCGCCGTTCTACGACTCTCTGATCGGAAAGGTGATCGTCTGGGGTCGCAACCGCGACGTGGCGTTATCGCGGATGAAACGCGCCCTGAATGAATGCGCCGTCACTGGGATTCCCACCACGGTGGAATTTCATCTAGCCCTGCTGGATCGCCCGGAGTTCATCAACGGCGACGTTCACACCAAGTTCGTCGAGCAGGACATGCTCAACTGA
- a CDS encoding glycosyltransferase family protein, translated as MARPATDDPGPAVVLVTNGPGELTTWVRPLAERLHATLPLRPRTSGTAASLQLVLVPCPNATGQERAAAEPWGLFERITPAARFWDLLLRPGRYGPWPRRGVVVFLGGDQFWTVLLSARLGYRHITYAEWVARWPGWNDRVAAMSEAVLQQLPRRFQPRCRVVGDLMADLSTFARQATPLPEGEWIGLLPGSKPAKLSIGMPFLLETADRLAQLRPGCRFLLPVAPTTSVGELLRFAGEANPIARAYSGAVMDVSDGVLRTQAGTRIDLIEQHPAHGPLSQCQLALTTVGANTAELGALGVPMIVIVPTQHLEVMQAWDGGLGLLARLPGLRRIIGVLLSLWRLRNNGWMAWPNISAGRAVVPERVGAITPQQIAAEAAEWLAAPERLQGQRADLQALRGRPGAVSALAEEVRQLLPRQLDSA; from the coding sequence TTGGCCAGACCTGCGACCGACGACCCCGGGCCTGCCGTTGTCCTTGTCACCAACGGACCCGGAGAACTGACCACCTGGGTTCGTCCGTTGGCGGAACGCCTTCACGCCACCCTCCCCCTGAGGCCGAGAACGTCGGGTACTGCCGCGAGCCTGCAGTTGGTGCTGGTGCCCTGTCCGAATGCCACCGGTCAGGAACGGGCGGCGGCCGAGCCCTGGGGCCTGTTCGAACGCATCACCCCTGCAGCGCGGTTCTGGGACCTGCTGCTGCGACCTGGGCGCTACGGCCCCTGGCCTCGGCGAGGGGTTGTGGTGTTCCTGGGAGGCGATCAGTTCTGGACGGTGCTGCTATCGGCTCGCCTGGGGTATCGACACATCACCTATGCGGAGTGGGTGGCGCGCTGGCCCGGTTGGAACGATCGGGTGGCCGCGATGTCGGAGGCGGTGCTTCAGCAGCTGCCCCGCCGCTTTCAGCCCCGCTGCCGGGTGGTGGGTGATCTGATGGCGGATCTATCCACGTTTGCTCGACAGGCCACCCCGTTGCCGGAGGGGGAATGGATCGGTTTGCTGCCGGGCTCCAAGCCGGCCAAGTTGAGCATCGGCATGCCGTTTCTGCTGGAGACGGCGGATCGCCTAGCGCAGCTGCGTCCAGGTTGCCGCTTTCTGTTGCCGGTGGCGCCGACCACCAGCGTGGGGGAGTTGCTGCGTTTTGCCGGAGAGGCCAATCCCATTGCCCGCGCTTACAGCGGTGCCGTGATGGATGTCAGCGATGGGGTGCTGCGGACCCAGGCCGGCACTCGCATCGACCTCATCGAGCAGCACCCTGCCCACGGACCCCTCAGTCAATGCCAATTGGCCCTGACCACCGTTGGCGCCAACACGGCGGAACTGGGCGCACTGGGGGTGCCGATGATCGTGATCGTGCCAACCCAGCACCTGGAGGTGATGCAGGCCTGGGATGGAGGCCTGGGTCTGCTGGCCCGTCTGCCCGGTCTGCGGCGGATCATCGGTGTGTTGCTCTCCCTCTGGCGGCTGCGCAACAACGGATGGATGGCCTGGCCCAACATCAGTGCCGGTCGGGCGGTGGTGCCCGAACGGGTCGGGGCCATCACACCCCAGCAGATCGCCGCGGAAGCAGCGGAATGGCTGGCAGCACCGGAGCGATTGCAAGGCCAGCGCGCTGACCTTCAGGCTTTGCGAGGGCGACCCGGTGCTGTTTCTGCTCTGGCGGAGGAGGTGCGCCAGTTGCTGCCTCGCCAGTTGGACTCTGCCTAG
- the msrB gene encoding peptide-methionine (R)-S-oxide reductase MsrB yields the protein MSERIERSPEEWRQTLSPEQFQVARCGGTERAFTGAYWNKKDSGTYHCICCDAPLFSSQTKFESGTGWPSFWDGVSSEAITTKQDLSHGMVRVEINCARCDAHLGHVFPDGPAPTRQRYCVNSASLDFKAS from the coding sequence ATGTCCGAGCGAATCGAACGCTCCCCTGAGGAGTGGAGGCAGACGCTTTCTCCGGAGCAGTTTCAGGTGGCCCGCTGCGGTGGCACCGAACGGGCATTCACAGGGGCTTACTGGAACAAGAAAGACAGCGGCACCTACCACTGCATCTGCTGCGACGCACCGCTGTTCAGCTCGCAGACCAAGTTTGAGTCGGGCACCGGCTGGCCCAGCTTCTGGGATGGGGTTTCCTCGGAGGCCATCACCACCAAGCAGGACCTGAGCCACGGCATGGTGCGCGTGGAGATCAACTGCGCCCGCTGCGATGCCCACCTCGGGCATGTCTTTCCTGATGGCCCCGCTCCCACCCGTCAGCGTTATTGCGTCAACAGTGCCTCGCTGGACTTCAAGGCCAGTTGA
- a CDS encoding PRC-barrel domain-containing protein: MSLTPPANDAQAGVPSDRLWLRSELMGTQVITRDTGRRLGVVGEVIVDIDRREVVAVGLRDNPLTRFLPGLPRWMPLDRIRQVGDVILVDSADSLSDGFNPERYGRVINCQVITESGRQLGRVLGFAFDIETGELTTLVMGALGVPLLGEGVLSTWEMPVEEIVSSGPDRIIVYEGAEDKLKQLNSGVLEKLGVGGPSWEEQERERYRVNLVPVENQLSSGQPVEEEQRRLTASETARFEPEEDLEYVELEEQRRDEMPQRRYLDQEPEDPYPLPRRSMPVSRRAMPPEREPMDVEPMDVEPMDVEPLNREPMGREPMEREQPQRRSRPTASDDDLDDPW; encoded by the coding sequence ATGAGTCTGACCCCTCCCGCGAACGACGCCCAGGCCGGGGTGCCCAGCGACCGCCTTTGGTTGCGCTCGGAGCTGATGGGAACCCAGGTGATCACCCGCGACACTGGCCGGCGACTGGGGGTCGTCGGCGAGGTGATCGTCGACATCGACCGCCGCGAAGTGGTGGCCGTCGGACTGCGTGACAACCCCTTGACCCGCTTCCTGCCGGGTCTGCCCCGCTGGATGCCGCTGGACCGCATCCGTCAGGTGGGGGACGTGATCCTGGTGGATTCTGCCGATTCCCTCAGCGACGGCTTCAATCCTGAGCGCTATGGCCGGGTGATCAACTGCCAGGTAATCACCGAATCCGGCCGACAGCTCGGCCGGGTGCTCGGGTTCGCATTCGACATCGAAACCGGTGAACTCACCACCCTGGTGATGGGTGCCCTGGGGGTGCCCCTGCTGGGGGAAGGCGTTCTCAGCACCTGGGAAATGCCGGTGGAGGAGATCGTCAGCAGCGGCCCGGATCGGATCATTGTTTACGAGGGCGCTGAAGACAAACTCAAGCAGCTCAACAGCGGTGTGCTGGAGAAGCTTGGGGTCGGTGGACCGAGCTGGGAGGAGCAGGAGCGGGAGCGCTATCGCGTCAATCTGGTGCCGGTGGAGAACCAGTTGAGCTCCGGCCAACCGGTGGAGGAGGAACAACGGCGGCTGACCGCTTCAGAGACCGCCCGCTTTGAACCGGAGGAGGATCTGGAATATGTGGAGCTAGAGGAGCAGCGCCGCGACGAGATGCCTCAGCGCCGTTATCTCGATCAGGAGCCTGAGGATCCGTATCCGCTGCCACGCCGCTCGATGCCGGTGTCGCGCCGCGCCATGCCACCAGAGCGTGAGCCGATGGATGTTGAGCCCATGGATGTTGAGCCCATGGATGTGGAACCATTAAATAGAGAACCCATGGGAAGGGAACCGATGGAGCGCGAACAACCGCAGCGCCGCAGCCGGCCGACAGCTTCTGACGACGACCTGGACGACCCCTGGTGA